The Leucobacter viscericola genome includes a window with the following:
- a CDS encoding acyl-CoA carboxylase subunit beta, producing MTADNTITPETADLQTTAGRIADHRRKYQEAVGDRDAAAAAKQHPRGKMTARERITALLDPGSFVEFDKYVKHRTQGFGMENSRPFGDAVVTGAGTIDGRQVVVYSQDFTTFGGSLGEVAGEKIVKAMEFALKTGAPILGILDSGGARIQEGVVALSNYAKIFRLNTMSSGVIPQISIVMGPSAGGAVYSPALTDFVIMVDKTSHMFVTGPDVIKTVTGEEVGFEELGGALTHNKTSGVSHYLASDEHDALDYARSLISFLPDNNMSELPVYDSDTALEITAADRRLNTLIPDSANQPYDMKVAIEAILDAGDFLEVQPLFAPNMLIGFGRVEGRTVGIVANQPNQMAGTLNIDASEKAARFVRFCDAFSIPILTLVDVPGYLPGTDQEFQGVIRRGAKLLYAYAEATVPLVTIITRKAYGGAYIVMGSKEMGADINIAWPTAEIAVMGGAGAVNILYRKELAAAAAAGEDVDALRAELTAKYTADVTSPFLAAERGELDNVLEPAGTRLAVIKALRGLRGKRTELPAKKHGNIPL from the coding sequence GTGACTGCAGACAACACCATCACTCCCGAGACCGCGGATCTTCAAACCACGGCGGGCCGCATCGCAGACCATCGCCGCAAGTACCAGGAGGCCGTGGGCGACCGCGACGCCGCTGCCGCCGCGAAGCAGCACCCGCGCGGCAAGATGACTGCGCGCGAGCGGATCACCGCACTGCTTGATCCGGGGTCGTTCGTTGAGTTCGACAAGTACGTCAAGCACCGCACCCAGGGCTTCGGTATGGAGAACAGCCGCCCCTTCGGCGACGCGGTTGTCACGGGCGCTGGCACCATCGACGGACGCCAGGTCGTCGTCTACTCACAAGACTTCACCACCTTCGGTGGTTCACTCGGTGAGGTTGCCGGTGAGAAGATCGTAAAGGCCATGGAGTTTGCGCTCAAGACCGGCGCTCCGATCCTCGGCATTCTCGACTCGGGTGGCGCTCGCATCCAGGAGGGTGTGGTTGCGCTCTCGAACTACGCCAAGATCTTCCGCCTCAACACCATGTCTTCTGGTGTCATCCCCCAGATCTCGATCGTGATGGGCCCGTCAGCTGGCGGCGCGGTCTACTCCCCCGCCCTCACCGACTTCGTGATTATGGTCGACAAAACGAGCCACATGTTTGTGACCGGCCCCGACGTCATCAAGACCGTCACCGGCGAAGAGGTTGGCTTCGAAGAGCTCGGCGGTGCGCTCACGCACAACAAAACGAGCGGTGTATCGCACTACCTCGCGAGCGACGAGCACGACGCACTCGACTACGCGCGGTCGCTCATCAGCTTCCTGCCCGACAACAACATGTCGGAGCTGCCGGTCTACGACAGCGACACCGCGCTCGAGATCACAGCGGCGGACCGCCGCTTGAACACGCTTATTCCTGACAGCGCGAACCAGCCGTACGACATGAAGGTCGCGATCGAGGCGATCCTCGACGCTGGCGACTTCCTCGAGGTTCAGCCGCTGTTCGCCCCGAACATGCTCATCGGTTTTGGCCGAGTTGAGGGCCGCACCGTCGGTATCGTGGCGAACCAGCCGAACCAGATGGCGGGCACACTCAACATCGACGCGAGCGAAAAGGCTGCCCGCTTTGTGCGGTTCTGCGACGCGTTCTCGATTCCGATTCTGACCCTCGTCGACGTTCCCGGCTACCTGCCCGGCACCGACCAGGAGTTCCAGGGAGTCATTCGCCGCGGCGCGAAGCTGCTCTACGCCTACGCCGAGGCCACCGTGCCACTCGTCACGATCATCACGCGCAAGGCTTATGGCGGCGCGTACATCGTGATGGGCTCAAAGGAGATGGGCGCCGACATTAACATCGCGTGGCCCACCGCCGAGATCGCCGTTATGGGCGGCGCCGGCGCCGTGAATATTCTCTACCGCAAGGAGCTCGCTGCGGCGGCAGCGGCCGGGGAAGATGTTGATGCCCTGCGCGCCGAGCTCACGGCGAAGTACACGGCAGACGTCACCTCGCCGTTCCTCGCGGCCGAGCGCGGTGAACTCGACAACGTGCTTGAGCCCGCTGGTACTCGCCTCGCGGTCATCAAGGCGCTGCGCGGTCTGCGCGGCAAGCGCACCGAGCTGCCCGCCAAGAAGCACGGAAATATCCCGCTGTAA
- a CDS encoding NUDIX hydrolase, translating into MSSTVEQVQRDLRELMQRDVDFDYRPQGHLTDRPTRRSSVLILFGALDRTPATESVSSVPPELDVLLIRRSNALRHHPGEIAFPGGGVEPQDRDLTMTALREAEEETHLDPSGVEVLGMLPEVHIPVSNNLVTPVVGWWTRPSQIAADASESVEVFRAPVAELLDPAARGTSVLRSGSTTFRGPAFQLGPRFGGHLVWGFTGILLSSLFRELQWELPWDKKREFQLRR; encoded by the coding sequence ATGTCGTCGACGGTGGAGCAGGTGCAGCGGGATCTCCGCGAGCTCATGCAGCGGGACGTCGATTTCGACTACCGGCCGCAGGGGCACCTCACCGATCGCCCGACCCGGCGATCCTCGGTTCTGATTCTCTTTGGTGCGCTTGACCGCACACCCGCGACGGAGTCGGTCAGCTCTGTGCCACCCGAGCTCGACGTGCTACTGATTCGCCGCTCGAACGCACTCCGCCACCACCCCGGCGAGATCGCATTCCCCGGTGGCGGAGTTGAGCCACAGGATCGCGATCTCACGATGACCGCGCTTCGCGAGGCTGAGGAAGAGACCCACCTCGACCCCAGCGGGGTTGAGGTGCTCGGGATGCTGCCAGAAGTACACATTCCCGTCAGCAATAACCTCGTCACGCCAGTTGTTGGCTGGTGGACCCGACCCAGCCAGATAGCCGCCGATGCCAGCGAGTCGGTAGAAGTGTTCCGTGCGCCGGTTGCTGAACTACTGGATCCGGCTGCCCGCGGCACCTCGGTGCTTCGCAGCGGCTCCACGACCTTCAGGGGGCCAGCGTTTCAGCTCGGTCCCCGCTTCGGCGGGCATCTCGTGTGGGGCTTTACCGGGATCCTGCTCTCCTCGCTTTTCAGAGAGCTGCAGTGGGAGCTTCCCTGGGATAAGAAGCGCGAGTTTCAGTTGCGTCGCTAG
- a CDS encoding DUF7507 domain-containing protein, with the protein MGERIAHKGSALRRVMAVLMVLLVFGFASNVTVTRASAVSGSIQNPQIRIVNDGTSEVTGDTSDHDGLLALGNRVVFQWEVTLLAVEDGVLTQTLPVGLTWDEASLTLAGVNNQSGQNGFVSSYVLSDEGRTLTVKIATAPGAPGSQYVEFTGITALVDRATASVGDVYAPTLSVTDGLGTNVIAASGTPAQVEIVGQVRGNLSKVGRTINPGVAETHDFGAGEVPAVRHTFGVVLEKSVLPGDRMFEWQGPIRVADTFTLTKNGAPAMSSNQAVAIDGTSGSGLTATLENVNAANGTFEVVFDNIPAGDDPMYANVSVWIPSAQVPNLSAGELPIVMENTVSKPAGAQWRTTDGAEIVDANAGDNTQIRNYGIQNSVSGSPFYSQELRSVPGRVVLSSSGVYTGTNYTTDGQFRPAGTRASDGTIWTAVPSTNVNMFEFWDPAVSELKNSGSVYSGNNLLVENVDYRVYYSTSAGPGFGGPTNPLTMPWTLKSDYTGDLADVASLRVEYIGNGGVYEPAPSAARDTHNLKISPQFEVVRGLPNPNDPADLGRVLHRGQVLANLQTTPPTNYNQGILGELFVRAGDASVTKTGVALNAAGEVQLPATEFISAGQGVRYTITPQLKGLKVNPSDSSSLVIPNVRVTDCLPANVLTSGLDFSRVDHKVWGITVTPNACGSGARTQIVFEYLPEARYADDLAPISFDARTSKIAPNGNVFDNLAELQADGIFGTTGGAAATGTARMYASQPSVTAYEKFTDTPRVLRGGETNYRINWFNFLSSDRANSYFVDVLPFNGDTRGTVLNGEASLVGASVVADAAVGATLQLTTDSAIRLPGAAEAPASSVAWVDYAAATPAEIAQAKALRVHLQNFVAGATSVGSLNMTLTTPDAHGGDVLMNTTNGLLSVGQPDQVKLDEAKPVAVDIVASSISGELWEDVNGNGTREAGEPAIEGTTVQLTRGGTTVASATTDANGIYRFADLDPGEYRVVVDTATLPATTGNWVNTASPAGGSNSESGLITVGEGEDLADQNFGFRNNVPAVKLEKQGVVPAELRAGEPITWTFTVTNTGNMDLSNIEVADQFPGMSSIAFGSWPTATKDLLEPGQSVTATATSPLTQAQLDGAMVENEARVAAVSSDAVDVADTAAATVVLPRAATLDLVKTVSLASGAEPSSAKAGDTLNYAFKVTNNGNVTLSNVELKDQLEGLSTVEFGAWPNPATPGVLKPGETVTATATLKLSQDHIEAGSVSNTASASGELPLLPTETEPQQATDTATAVMDFTPSPAIQLQKSAHLSSGASGVGDSIRYDFVLTNTGSAELKGVALADKLAGLSAVKFGEWPDAKASGRLAPGESVTATAKLTITQAHVDAGGVSNTASARGATRKGVEVSAEDTAKVVLTKVPGLTPGGVDPESLDGLENTGAKGQLGLALAAMVLLIAGGSVYLRARKRRRA; encoded by the coding sequence ATGGGGGAGCGTATCGCTCACAAGGGTTCTGCATTGCGACGAGTAATGGCGGTGCTTATGGTGCTGCTGGTCTTCGGGTTTGCAAGCAACGTTACGGTGACTCGCGCGTCCGCGGTTTCCGGAAGCATTCAGAACCCGCAGATTCGAATCGTGAATGACGGTACAAGTGAGGTGACCGGTGACACTTCAGATCACGACGGCTTGCTCGCACTTGGAAACCGAGTCGTCTTTCAGTGGGAGGTGACACTCCTCGCTGTTGAAGACGGTGTGCTCACCCAAACCCTTCCGGTCGGACTGACCTGGGACGAGGCTTCGCTTACGCTCGCCGGGGTCAACAACCAGTCCGGGCAGAACGGTTTTGTCTCCTCCTATGTGCTCAGCGATGAGGGGCGCACACTCACCGTAAAGATTGCGACAGCTCCTGGTGCCCCCGGTTCGCAATACGTTGAGTTTACCGGGATCACTGCGCTAGTTGATCGCGCGACCGCGTCTGTCGGGGACGTGTATGCCCCCACGCTCAGCGTGACCGATGGGCTTGGAACCAACGTGATTGCTGCCTCGGGAACGCCAGCTCAGGTTGAGATTGTCGGCCAGGTGCGTGGCAACCTGTCAAAAGTTGGCAGAACCATCAACCCCGGTGTCGCGGAGACACATGATTTTGGAGCCGGTGAGGTGCCCGCCGTGCGCCACACCTTTGGTGTTGTGCTCGAAAAGAGTGTGCTCCCCGGCGATCGTATGTTCGAGTGGCAGGGGCCGATTCGTGTTGCCGACACCTTCACCCTCACCAAAAACGGTGCGCCTGCGATGTCGAGCAATCAGGCGGTTGCGATCGACGGCACTTCCGGGAGCGGCCTGACTGCGACTCTCGAAAACGTCAACGCGGCAAACGGTACCTTCGAGGTTGTCTTCGACAACATCCCCGCGGGCGATGACCCAATGTACGCGAACGTTTCCGTGTGGATCCCGAGCGCCCAGGTTCCCAATCTTTCGGCGGGAGAACTCCCCATCGTCATGGAGAACACTGTCTCCAAACCCGCGGGTGCCCAGTGGCGCACGACCGATGGGGCAGAGATTGTCGACGCGAATGCAGGCGACAACACACAGATCCGTAACTATGGCATTCAAAACTCGGTGTCGGGTAGCCCGTTCTACAGCCAAGAACTGCGGTCTGTTCCCGGTCGTGTTGTGCTGAGCAGTTCAGGCGTGTACACCGGCACAAACTACACCACCGACGGACAGTTTCGCCCCGCTGGCACGCGCGCCTCAGACGGCACGATCTGGACGGCGGTCCCCTCAACCAATGTCAACATGTTCGAGTTTTGGGATCCGGCCGTTTCGGAACTCAAGAACTCAGGAAGCGTGTATTCGGGCAACAATCTTCTCGTTGAAAATGTCGATTATCGGGTGTACTACTCCACCTCTGCCGGCCCGGGGTTTGGTGGTCCGACGAATCCGCTGACAATGCCCTGGACCCTGAAGTCGGATTACACGGGTGATCTCGCTGACGTTGCGAGTTTGCGCGTGGAATACATCGGCAACGGAGGAGTGTACGAGCCTGCTCCAAGCGCCGCGCGCGACACCCACAACCTCAAGATCTCCCCGCAGTTCGAGGTGGTCAGAGGGTTACCGAACCCGAACGACCCGGCTGACCTCGGTCGGGTGCTGCACCGCGGGCAGGTCCTAGCAAACTTGCAGACCACACCCCCAACGAATTACAACCAGGGCATACTGGGTGAGCTTTTTGTTCGGGCCGGAGACGCGTCTGTTACAAAAACCGGAGTCGCGCTCAATGCGGCGGGCGAGGTGCAACTGCCAGCAACCGAGTTCATCAGCGCTGGGCAGGGTGTGCGATACACGATCACCCCGCAGCTCAAAGGGCTCAAGGTGAACCCCTCAGATTCGTCATCGCTGGTGATTCCAAACGTTCGCGTAACGGACTGCCTACCAGCGAATGTGCTGACCTCCGGTCTTGATTTTTCGAGGGTAGATCACAAGGTATGGGGAATTACCGTCACCCCTAACGCCTGCGGCTCGGGGGCAAGAACGCAGATTGTGTTCGAGTACCTGCCAGAGGCACGTTACGCTGACGATCTTGCGCCGATCAGTTTCGACGCAAGAACCTCGAAGATCGCTCCGAACGGCAACGTGTTTGACAACCTGGCTGAGCTACAAGCAGACGGCATCTTCGGAACAACCGGAGGGGCGGCTGCAACGGGCACGGCGAGGATGTACGCGTCGCAGCCGAGCGTCACCGCGTACGAGAAGTTCACTGACACACCACGTGTTTTGCGCGGTGGAGAAACGAACTACCGCATTAACTGGTTCAACTTTCTCTCCTCTGACCGGGCAAATAGTTACTTTGTTGATGTGCTTCCCTTCAACGGAGATACACGCGGCACCGTGTTGAACGGTGAGGCTTCCCTGGTCGGGGCCTCGGTCGTCGCGGATGCGGCTGTCGGCGCAACACTGCAGCTCACCACAGACAGTGCGATCCGGCTCCCCGGAGCCGCCGAAGCGCCAGCCTCGAGTGTCGCTTGGGTTGACTACGCAGCCGCAACTCCAGCAGAGATCGCTCAGGCCAAGGCCCTGCGCGTTCATCTGCAAAACTTCGTCGCGGGTGCGACGAGCGTGGGGTCGCTTAATATGACGTTGACGACCCCCGATGCTCACGGTGGTGACGTGCTCATGAACACCACCAACGGTCTGCTTTCCGTGGGGCAACCCGACCAGGTCAAACTCGACGAGGCCAAACCAGTGGCTGTCGACATCGTGGCCTCGAGCATCTCGGGTGAGCTCTGGGAAGACGTCAACGGAAATGGCACGCGCGAGGCCGGTGAGCCCGCCATTGAGGGCACGACTGTGCAGCTGACCCGCGGTGGCACCACCGTGGCCTCCGCAACGACCGATGCGAATGGCATCTATCGATTCGCAGATCTCGACCCCGGAGAGTACCGCGTTGTGGTTGACACAGCCACGCTTCCCGCCACAACCGGAAACTGGGTCAACACTGCTAGCCCGGCTGGCGGATCGAACAGCGAATCGGGATTGATAACCGTGGGCGAAGGCGAGGATCTGGCAGACCAAAACTTCGGGTTCCGCAACAACGTTCCCGCCGTGAAGCTTGAGAAGCAGGGGGTGGTGCCAGCAGAACTTCGTGCGGGTGAGCCCATCACATGGACCTTCACCGTCACCAACACCGGCAACATGGATCTTTCGAACATCGAAGTGGCCGACCAGTTTCCTGGCATGAGCAGTATCGCGTTTGGATCCTGGCCGACCGCCACGAAGGACTTGCTTGAGCCAGGCCAGAGTGTCACTGCGACCGCTACCTCTCCGCTCACCCAGGCGCAGCTTGACGGTGCCATGGTTGAGAATGAGGCGAGGGTCGCAGCAGTTTCGTCTGACGCGGTTGACGTCGCCGATACCGCGGCCGCGACGGTTGTGTTGCCGCGCGCGGCAACACTCGATCTCGTAAAGACGGTTTCGTTGGCAAGTGGAGCTGAGCCATCTTCGGCCAAGGCTGGCGACACACTGAACTACGCGTTCAAAGTGACGAACAACGGTAACGTGACGCTCTCGAACGTGGAGCTCAAGGACCAGCTTGAAGGGCTTTCAACTGTTGAGTTTGGTGCCTGGCCGAACCCCGCTACCCCCGGAGTGCTGAAGCCGGGCGAGACCGTAACTGCGACGGCAACCCTCAAGCTGAGCCAGGATCACATTGAAGCGGGCAGCGTGAGTAACACTGCGTCAGCGAGTGGTGAGCTACCGCTGCTGCCCACCGAAACCGAACCCCAGCAGGCAACCGACACCGCGACTGCCGTGATGGATTTCACGCCCAGCCCCGCGATTCAGCTGCAGAAATCGGCTCACCTCAGTTCTGGCGCATCGGGCGTCGGTGACAGCATTAGATATGACTTTGTGCTGACGAATACTGGAAGTGCCGAGCTCAAGGGGGTGGCCCTGGCGGACAAGCTCGCCGGGTTGTCAGCCGTAAAGTTCGGGGAGTGGCCTGATGCGAAGGCTTCGGGGCGACTGGCTCCCGGAGAAAGCGTCACCGCAACCGCCAAGCTCACCATCACCCAGGCGCATGTTGATGCCGGTGGAGTGTCGAACACGGCGAGTGCTCGGGGAGCAACTCGTAAGGGCGTTGAGGTCTCGGCGGAGGACACCGCCAAAGTAGTTCTCACGAAGGTACCGGGTCTGACTCCCGGAGGCGTTGATCCCGAGTCCCTCGATGGCCTGGAGAACACCGGAGCGAAAGGCCAGCTCGGTCTCGCGCTCGCGGCGATGGTGCTCCTCATCGCTGGTGGCAGTGTGTACCTTCGTGCGCGAAAGCGTCGTCGCGCGTAG
- a CDS encoding YceI family protein, translating into MKKSRKVLIGVAIGVLVLGGAAAVAGPIIYRDFIAAPAAEAPTLSGDANMLDSSTASGSPLDPTQLAGEWSVATGSEAGYRVNEVLNGTDVTVTGRTNKVEGTFKIDDSGLTLQATDLTVDVASIATDSGSRDAYFRDQALRTSENPTATFKLTAPVTLKSAPNSGDVVKADATGDLTIAGVTKPVTASVEVRSDGTTAEIAGSIPITFQDFGVTAPSLGFVSVEPTGFVEFQLNATH; encoded by the coding sequence GTGAAGAAGTCTCGGAAGGTTCTTATCGGGGTGGCCATCGGTGTGCTCGTTCTGGGCGGAGCCGCCGCGGTTGCGGGACCGATCATTTACCGAGACTTTATCGCGGCACCCGCTGCGGAAGCACCGACGCTGAGCGGTGACGCGAACATGCTCGATAGCAGCACTGCTTCTGGCTCTCCGCTTGATCCGACCCAGCTGGCCGGCGAGTGGAGCGTCGCAACCGGCTCAGAAGCGGGGTATCGCGTCAACGAGGTGCTGAACGGCACCGACGTAACCGTGACGGGCCGCACGAACAAGGTCGAGGGAACCTTCAAGATCGACGACAGCGGTCTCACCCTGCAGGCAACGGACCTCACCGTCGATGTCGCGTCCATCGCCACCGACAGTGGCAGTCGAGACGCCTACTTCCGCGACCAGGCCCTGCGCACCTCAGAGAACCCGACGGCAACCTTTAAACTCACCGCTCCCGTCACGCTGAAATCTGCACCGAACTCGGGCGACGTTGTTAAGGCAGATGCTACGGGAGATCTCACCATCGCGGGGGTCACAAAACCGGTCACCGCTTCCGTCGAGGTGCGCAGTGACGGGACCACTGCAGAAATCGCGGGATCGATCCCGATCACCTTCCAAGACTTCGGTGTCACGGCGCCGAGCCTTGGCTTCGTTTCGGTGGAGCCAACCGGGTTTGTCGAGTTTCAGTTGAACGCGACTCACTAG
- a CDS encoding class II aldolase/adducin family protein, producing MTENRDRDRLIDELIAVGRDAVERGLVLASGGNLSARVAENSFVVTASGTWLDRLTRDDFVELTLDSDEAGAGSIGSKPSSEWKLHHRAYLARPDAQCVIHLHPRHAVVLASIGREIRLLTLDHAFYVGSIGLTPFYHNGSDELADTAAEQLRSHNCVVMQHHGCSVVGDSVEMTYRRALNLEDAAKATALALQLGDTGTTFPPEAFAEIHHA from the coding sequence ATGACTGAGAACCGGGATCGGGATCGCCTGATTGACGAATTGATTGCGGTTGGACGCGACGCTGTCGAGCGAGGGCTTGTGCTCGCGAGTGGTGGCAATCTGTCGGCTCGGGTGGCAGAGAACAGCTTTGTTGTGACGGCGAGTGGTACGTGGCTGGATCGGCTGACGCGTGACGACTTCGTCGAGCTGACGCTTGACTCAGACGAGGCGGGCGCAGGATCGATCGGATCCAAACCCTCCAGCGAGTGGAAACTGCACCACCGCGCCTACCTCGCGCGCCCAGACGCCCAGTGCGTGATCCACCTGCACCCGCGGCACGCGGTTGTGCTCGCGAGCATCGGGCGCGAGATCCGCCTGCTCACACTCGACCACGCGTTCTACGTCGGATCGATCGGGCTGACCCCGTTCTACCACAACGGATCAGACGAACTCGCAGACACCGCGGCCGAGCAACTGCGGTCCCACAACTGCGTCGTGATGCAGCACCACGGGTGCTCGGTGGTGGGCGACTCCGTCGAGATGACCTACCGGCGGGCGCTCAACCTTGAGGACGCGGCCAAGGCGACCGCGCTCGCGCTGCAACTGGGCGACACTGGCACGACGTTCCCGCCGGAGGCCTTCGCCGAGATTCACCACGCGTAA
- a CDS encoding deoxyguanosinetriphosphate triphosphohydrolase family protein, which yields MSEQDREAASVGRASRRYADQALSQHRAASVGENGGDNGNEQPGSAAGGGRHHSSDAQEFRIDLERIRFSSYFARLSDVTQVIPRSGVGPVMHNRLTHSLKVSAVARVIASNLAELEARHRAFVKGERTEDDAAGATIARLGGCDTIVVQAAGHAHDLGHPPFGHLGERVLDQVARGRLGLPEGFEGNAQSFRILTQLDTLGRDFPGLNLTAAVRAATLKYPWTRTEWIGISLSDLPVAERPRGVGYDVAGGAEKFSAYALDVAEMEQARSAYPNIGRGEQTLECAVMDLADDIAYAVHDLDDFTRAGVLQQAAVAGELRAWLAATDEMEAANLSELGTRWRAPGHSLEALWRRLLLKDDWIADRDAFSAAVERVNRDLAESLLAAPYDGGIESERAVSGFTRKWIEHLRTAIVVEDQPHVRSGHVRLNQQAWHEVKVLKFVHTHFVLDRPELGQDQRGRARIVEGLTLGFEDWLSDPVDAARAPRRLVEWVDEATEAGFELRRSRPELLSGDTSDAGLVRQGRARAILDYVSSFSDQQAVATYRALSGGISDD from the coding sequence ATGAGTGAACAGGATCGCGAAGCCGCGAGTGTGGGTCGGGCCTCAAGGCGCTACGCCGACCAGGCGCTGTCGCAGCACCGGGCCGCCAGCGTTGGCGAGAACGGCGGAGACAACGGCAACGAGCAACCCGGCAGCGCAGCGGGCGGCGGCCGCCACCACTCGAGTGATGCGCAGGAGTTCCGCATCGACCTCGAGCGCATCCGTTTCTCCTCCTACTTCGCCAGGCTTTCTGATGTGACGCAGGTGATCCCGAGATCGGGGGTCGGCCCGGTCATGCACAACCGCCTCACGCACTCTCTGAAGGTGAGCGCGGTTGCCCGCGTCATCGCCTCGAATCTCGCCGAACTTGAGGCTCGGCACCGCGCATTCGTAAAGGGCGAGCGCACCGAAGACGACGCTGCGGGCGCCACCATCGCGAGACTCGGCGGCTGCGACACGATTGTGGTGCAGGCGGCCGGTCACGCGCACGACCTCGGGCATCCGCCCTTCGGGCACCTGGGCGAGCGCGTGCTGGATCAGGTTGCTCGCGGTCGACTCGGACTCCCCGAGGGATTCGAGGGGAACGCCCAGAGCTTCCGGATCCTGACCCAACTCGACACCCTGGGCCGTGACTTCCCTGGACTGAATCTCACGGCCGCGGTGCGGGCGGCAACCCTTAAGTACCCGTGGACACGAACCGAGTGGATCGGCATCAGCCTGAGCGACCTGCCCGTGGCCGAGCGCCCTCGCGGGGTTGGCTACGATGTGGCTGGCGGCGCCGAGAAGTTCTCGGCGTACGCGCTCGACGTGGCCGAGATGGAGCAGGCGCGATCCGCGTACCCGAACATTGGGCGGGGTGAACAGACGCTTGAGTGCGCCGTCATGGACCTTGCCGATGACATCGCGTACGCGGTGCACGACCTCGATGACTTCACCCGCGCCGGTGTGCTGCAGCAGGCTGCGGTGGCCGGAGAGCTGCGCGCCTGGTTAGCGGCCACCGACGAAATGGAGGCCGCCAACCTCAGCGAGCTGGGCACCCGGTGGCGGGCGCCCGGGCACTCACTCGAGGCTCTGTGGCGCCGTCTGCTGCTGAAGGACGATTGGATCGCCGACCGTGACGCTTTCTCTGCCGCGGTCGAGCGCGTGAACCGGGATCTCGCCGAGTCGCTGCTTGCCGCTCCGTATGACGGCGGCATCGAGAGTGAGCGTGCGGTCTCGGGCTTCACCCGCAAGTGGATCGAGCACCTGCGCACTGCGATTGTCGTCGAGGATCAGCCGCACGTTCGCAGCGGCCATGTCCGTCTCAACCAGCAGGCGTGGCACGAGGTGAAGGTGCTGAAGTTTGTGCACACGCACTTTGTGTTGGATCGTCCTGAGTTGGGTCAGGATCAGCGGGGGCGGGCGCGTATTGTTGAGGGGCTCACGCTCGGGTTCGAAGACTGGCTTAGCGACCCGGTTGACGCGGCGAGAGCCCCGCGTCGCCTCGTTGAGTGGGTAGACGAAGCAACCGAAGCAGGGTTCGAACTGAGGCGATCCCGACCCGAACTCCTCAGCGGCGACACGAGCGATGCCGGACTCGTGCGGCAGGGGAGGGCCCGCGCGATCCTCGACTATGTATCATCGTTCAGTGACCAGCAGGCCGTGGCCACGTATCGTGCACTGAGCGGAGGGATCAGCGATGACTGA